In Devosia sp. XK-2, one DNA window encodes the following:
- a CDS encoding glycosyltransferase → MLQAVALMRALLGSGTSDALARATLDAALLAETDPLHWCATHLDVSEAEIMARAAAWAGLTYFDVVPRQSQLVLDPGRLEMLGETRLYRLQMLDRQVAFAAPDFFGVLRLANAVLQRPQLARNTCLVPKSALRDFLVQHAAAALTDGARQNMARHWPHAAAQLELTGPARYGFASALALLTILLLLAPLTGEATLIPLWLIFVMAPTLLRLAALLQVAPNETVPIAPPDEDGDLPVYSVLVPLRDEANMVDQLVRTLGSFDYPREKLDIVFVVESRSPATIDALRPHLCDPRFSLRVVPDSPPRTKPKALDFALPLCRGEFIVVYDAEDRPEPSQLRHIVAQFRAQPDIHCIQALLVIDNGLAGPLPAIFAGEYAGLFSVLLPALARWRMVMPLGGTSNHFRLETLRALGGWDAFNVTEDADLGVRLARRKLRCATSRSRTYEVAPVVLPLWLGQRTRWMKGWMQTYAVHNRRTAHLLADLGWPGFFGLQIVLLGMLLAPLLHGGFLVLLPILHLTGQMSWSGFGPWPLACWTVLVLGSLAAIATNILGLIRAGQPRLIGWQALMPVYWLLIALATVLALLEFVRRPFHWFKSPHQVSGVAPVMSGVLAMPPADMGSERPLQPAGNKVQRRGRKPIWERSTAG, encoded by the coding sequence ATGCTCCAGGCCGTCGCTCTCATGCGTGCGCTGCTCGGATCCGGCACCTCTGACGCCCTTGCTCGCGCCACGCTCGACGCGGCGCTATTGGCCGAGACGGACCCGTTGCATTGGTGCGCGACGCATCTGGATGTTTCCGAGGCCGAGATCATGGCCCGGGCGGCTGCCTGGGCCGGGCTGACCTATTTCGACGTCGTGCCGCGGCAGTCGCAACTCGTGCTCGATCCGGGACGGCTGGAGATGCTGGGCGAGACGCGTCTTTATCGCCTGCAGATGCTCGATCGTCAGGTCGCCTTTGCCGCACCGGACTTCTTCGGCGTCCTGCGCCTCGCCAATGCGGTCCTGCAACGCCCACAACTGGCACGCAATACCTGCCTTGTGCCAAAATCGGCCCTGCGGGATTTTCTGGTGCAGCATGCCGCAGCCGCGCTCACAGACGGCGCCCGCCAGAACATGGCGCGGCACTGGCCGCACGCTGCAGCGCAACTGGAGCTGACCGGCCCGGCTCGCTACGGTTTTGCCTCTGCCCTGGCCCTTCTCACCATCCTCCTTCTGCTCGCGCCTTTGACCGGTGAAGCCACATTGATCCCGCTCTGGCTCATCTTTGTCATGGCGCCCACCTTGCTGCGCCTGGCAGCATTGCTCCAAGTGGCGCCGAACGAGACCGTGCCGATTGCCCCGCCGGACGAGGATGGCGACCTGCCGGTCTATTCCGTGCTGGTTCCGCTGCGCGACGAGGCCAATATGGTCGATCAACTGGTCCGGACATTGGGCAGTTTTGACTACCCCCGGGAAAAGCTCGATATCGTCTTTGTGGTGGAGAGCCGGTCGCCCGCCACCATAGACGCGCTACGGCCACATCTGTGCGATCCTCGATTTTCCCTGCGCGTCGTCCCTGATTCCCCGCCGCGCACCAAGCCCAAGGCGCTCGACTTTGCCTTGCCGCTTTGCCGCGGTGAATTCATCGTCGTCTATGATGCCGAGGATCGGCCCGAGCCCAGCCAGCTCCGGCATATTGTGGCGCAGTTCCGCGCCCAGCCCGATATTCACTGCATCCAGGCCCTGCTGGTCATCGACAATGGTTTGGCCGGGCCCTTGCCCGCGATCTTCGCCGGAGAATATGCGGGACTGTTCTCGGTATTGCTTCCGGCGCTGGCCCGCTGGCGCATGGTCATGCCCCTGGGCGGCACCTCCAATCATTTTCGTCTCGAAACGCTACGCGCACTCGGCGGTTGGGACGCCTTCAACGTTACCGAAGATGCCGATCTGGGTGTGCGCCTGGCCCGGCGCAAGCTGCGTTGCGCCACGAGCCGGTCGCGCACCTATGAAGTGGCGCCGGTTGTTCTGCCGCTCTGGCTGGGCCAGCGCACGCGCTGGATGAAGGGATGGATGCAGACCTATGCGGTGCATAACCGCCGCACCGCACACCTGCTGGCCGATCTGGGCTGGCCGGGATTTTTCGGCTTGCAGATTGTCTTGCTCGGCATGCTGCTGGCGCCCCTGCTGCATGGCGGTTTTCTTGTGCTTTTGCCCATCCTGCACCTGACTGGCCAGATGAGCTGGTCAGGCTTTGGCCCATGGCCGCTGGCATGTTGGACCGTCCTGGTCCTGGGCAGTCTGGCTGCAATCGCCACCAATATTCTGGGGCTGATCCGGGCCGGCCAGCCCCGGCTCATTGGCTGGCAGGCGCTGATGCCGGTCTATTGGCTCCTGATTGCCCTGGCGACCGTCCTGGCCCTGCTTGAATTCGTGCGGCGCCCCTTCCATTGGTTCAAGAGCCCGCATCAGGTCAGCGGGGTAGCGCCAGTCATGTCCGGGGTGCTGGCGATGCCGCCAGCCGATATGGGATCGGAAAGGCCGCTTCAACCCGCGGGAAACAAGGTCCAGCGTCGGGGACGGAAGCCGATTTGGGAGCGCTCCACGGCGGGGTGA
- a CDS encoding sulfate/molybdate ABC transporter ATP-binding protein gives MEVRAENVRKEFDRFPALHDVSLDIRSGELIALLGPSGSGKTTLLRLIAGLERPTGGRILFGEEDASDMSVQERNIGFVFQHYALFRHMTVAENVSFGLKVRPRSTRPAASEIRRRALELLDLVQLSGLEKRFPSQLSGGQRQRVALARALAIEPRVLLLDEPFGALDAQVRRELRKWLREIHDRTGHTTVFVTHDQEEALELADRLCVMSQGRIEQVGSPDEIYDTPASPFVFGFIGESSQLPVSVVNGIIQFAGRPLADAPQGASGSGQLFFRPHDIELDDDATALGGSVVSSRRVGGIRRMEVELNEARQRVEIDLPFDHPAVERSQIGFRPRRWTLFPAG, from the coding sequence ATGGAAGTTCGCGCAGAAAATGTCCGCAAGGAATTCGACCGGTTTCCGGCGCTCCACGACGTGTCACTGGACATCCGCTCTGGCGAATTGATTGCCCTGCTTGGCCCATCGGGCTCGGGCAAGACCACGCTGTTGCGCCTGATTGCCGGGCTTGAACGCCCCACTGGTGGCCGCATCCTGTTCGGCGAGGAAGACGCCTCGGACATGAGCGTGCAGGAGCGCAATATCGGCTTTGTGTTCCAGCACTATGCGCTGTTCCGCCATATGACCGTTGCGGAGAATGTCTCCTTCGGTCTTAAGGTCCGCCCCCGCTCGACCCGCCCGGCCGCGAGCGAAATCCGTCGGCGTGCCCTGGAATTGCTGGACCTGGTGCAATTGTCCGGCCTCGAAAAGCGCTTTCCCAGCCAGCTTTCCGGCGGGCAGAGGCAACGCGTCGCCCTGGCCCGGGCCCTTGCCATCGAGCCGCGCGTACTCCTGCTCGATGAACCCTTTGGCGCGCTCGACGCCCAGGTGCGCCGCGAATTGCGCAAATGGCTGCGCGAAATCCACGACCGGACCGGGCATACCACCGTTTTCGTCACGCATGACCAGGAAGAAGCGCTGGAACTGGCCGACCGGCTTTGCGTGATGAGCCAGGGCCGGATCGAACAGGTCGGTTCACCCGACGAGATCTATGACACGCCTGCCTCGCCCTTCGTCTTCGGCTTTATCGGCGAATCGAGCCAATTGCCGGTCAGCGTGGTGAACGGCATCATCCAATTTGCGGGTCGTCCATTGGCCGACGCGCCGCAAGGCGCATCAGGCTCGGGGCAATTGTTCTTCCGGCCGCATGATATCGAACTGGACGACGACGCAACCGCGCTTGGTGGTTCGGTGGTCAGCAGCCGGAGAGTGGGCGGCATTCGGCGCATGGAAGTCGAGCTGAACGAGGCCAGGCAGCGCGTCGAAATCGACCTTCCCTTCGATCACCCCGCCGTGGAGCGCTCCCAAATCGGCTTCCGTCCCCGACGCTGGACCTTGTTTCCCGCGGGTTGA
- a CDS encoding acyl-homoserine-lactone synthase: MKLHIVRGPADRQSRDLLEQNFRLRHRVFVEIEGWEALSRPDGRDVDAFDNDDATHLLISDSGVVVGGSRMTPLDRPNLLQTVFNGLVQGNLPAHPSLGADWTRFYVHPDRREGRRRAPESAALFCAVMEHALLQGYSFITFVSTIYMLEHGTAVGWKITPLGHPVMSEGKPIIAAWIEVSEQALQNVRRTTGVSKPLAPVFSSPARIGPESRSAT, from the coding sequence ATGAAATTGCACATCGTCCGCGGTCCGGCGGACCGGCAGAGCCGTGACTTGTTGGAGCAGAACTTTCGCCTGCGTCACCGTGTTTTCGTCGAGATAGAGGGTTGGGAGGCCCTATCTCGACCAGATGGGCGCGATGTCGATGCCTTCGACAATGACGATGCCACGCATCTTTTGATTTCCGATTCCGGCGTTGTGGTGGGTGGGTCCCGCATGACGCCGCTGGATCGGCCGAACTTGCTGCAGACAGTCTTTAACGGGTTAGTGCAAGGAAACCTCCCCGCCCACCCTTCGCTTGGGGCCGATTGGACGCGCTTTTATGTGCATCCCGATCGACGTGAAGGTCGGCGGCGCGCTCCCGAGTCTGCAGCCCTTTTCTGCGCGGTGATGGAGCATGCCCTATTGCAGGGCTATAGCTTCATCACCTTTGTTTCGACCATTTACATGCTCGAGCACGGCACCGCCGTCGGCTGGAAAATCACCCCGCTCGGCCACCCGGTCATGAGTGAGGGCAAACCGATCATCGCGGCCTGGATTGAGGTTTCCGAACAGGCCTTGCAGAATGTGCGGCGCACAACCGGGGTAAGCAAACCGCTTGCCCCGGTTTTTTCTTCCCCCGCCCGGATCGGGCCCGAAAGCAGGTCGGCAACCTAA
- a CDS encoding autoinducer binding domain-containing protein translates to MSNLEDIQRQTTTNAILDVMYRAIGNYGFERFIISGLPDPGVDVRPFVLLSGWDDEWYERYTSLGYVHLDPVARHCFSTTLPFDWSEAPYDPQNDAPARRVMEEARDFGMDEGLCVPVHMEGGMQGVVSLVGNPDHLDEKSRLELHMLSLYAHGRLRYLNGPGAQPIGRRVITPREAEILKWAAAGKTASEIADITGLTPRTINQHCENAQKRMGTNNRLHTVVEAIRHKLITL, encoded by the coding sequence TATCGGGCCATCGGCAATTACGGCTTCGAGCGCTTCATCATTTCCGGCCTGCCCGATCCTGGCGTGGATGTGCGCCCCTTCGTGCTGCTCTCGGGCTGGGACGATGAATGGTATGAGCGCTATACCAGCCTGGGCTATGTCCATCTCGACCCGGTCGCGCGGCACTGCTTTTCCACGACGCTGCCTTTCGACTGGTCCGAAGCGCCCTATGATCCCCAAAACGATGCGCCGGCCCGCCGGGTGATGGAGGAGGCGCGCGATTTCGGCATGGATGAGGGCTTGTGTGTCCCCGTGCATATGGAAGGCGGCATGCAGGGCGTGGTATCCTTGGTGGGCAATCCCGATCATCTCGACGAAAAGAGCCGGCTCGAGCTGCATATGCTCTCGCTTTATGCCCATGGCCGGCTGCGCTATCTCAACGGTCCCGGTGCCCAGCCGATTGGCCGCCGCGTCATCACCCCGCGTGAGGCCGAGATTCTCAAATGGGCCGCCGCCGGCAAGACCGCATCGGAGATCGCCGACATCACCGGATTGACCCCGCGCACCATCAATCAACACTGCGAAAACGCCCAGAAGCGCATGGGAACTAATAATCGCCTCCATACGGTGGTGGAGGCGATCCGCCATAAATTGATCACGCTGTAA